The sequence below is a genomic window from Pleuronectes platessa chromosome 13, fPlePla1.1, whole genome shotgun sequence.
CTCAAAGAGCAATCAGAGGGATTTTGATGTtttccattaaatatttaaattgaattctcaacaatttaaattaattctCCACTTGTCTTCAAACAAGGAAATGTTCTTCTGTCTGTTAGCGCCATGGCGTGTTAAGTCATGGTCATGACTCAGTCGTTGTCCTTGGACACACTGTCTTTCGGCCTAAGGCTATATAAAGCAAAGGTTTGTCTGGGTCACACAAATAGGATAGTGTCTTTAAATCAAAAAGCTTTAGGCAGACAGACTCAACCACACATGACGGCGGTGTGGAACGCACCATGTTCAGACTTCAtcactttattttaaaaacataaaaacatacatttttgtcAAGAAGTATTTGAAGACTGTGGGAACTATCTGGACCATGATGCTTTGTGAGTTAATCTTTTCGATTGTTTTGTCAGAACTGAATCTCTGTGAGCGATAGAGTTGAGTTAGTTTGTGAGTTTTCTCCTTCAAATGAATTGTTTTATCTGAGACCTTTCAGTTTCAATATAACTCCACCTGTATATGTTCAATGTACCTCAGGAAATCAGGGCTTTTAATTTTACCTGTCACCTTGCACATTGTAAGTATTCCAAGAAGTGCTAAGAGGTGCCATCAGAATCTCTACCCCCTGGTGAGTTATCTCTGTAATCCCACATGTACTGTAGCAAAAACAACAAGCTCCCTGTTAGAGGTCATGAGTAAAGAACTTTTAAATCCTGTACTATAAAAACGTGGTATGAAGAGATAGAATCAACTTGCAAGTGATATGCGACATTGAATTTCAAAGGAAGATACCAAGAGTGCAATAGTTGTACATGTTAAGTAAATTAGGTAAATGGCCAATTCAAAAGACTCTTTCGTCGGACGTTGACTCAAATGTCAAAACTTGTCTCTACCCTTGTTTCAGGTTGACGGTCTTGCTGCACTTATCCTGTGCTCCGGAGTGGTTGTGGCTGCGGGAAATGAGTCATTCAGATTAGGAAACAACAGTTTTAACAGAGGGGGCCAGACGGCACAGGCCTTGTACATGGAAAACCCGGATCCTTCTATGCTGCAGCCCAGAACTCGTaagttttaatacatttaatggATAAACTCTGAGTAATGTTGTATGTCTGTAGTCAGTTACTGATATTCAAGTGGTGTGAATCTTGTCTTCTAACTAGCTTGAAAGGATGTTGTcgaaaatatgaaaatagtcccaacaaacaaataaatataagaaTATCCTTTCTTATTTCCTAAatcattttctttctccctctctgtttcccAATTCTTCCACAAACACTTTCCACCTCaaaccaaagaaaacaacaaatcctTCTCAAGTGGAAGAGGCTCGAGGAACTTCTCCCTATCGTCGGAGCGATACGTTATCAACCAGATCAACAAGTCTCGAGATGGAAGCATGAACGGCCGCCTGCATCACCACAACGAATCGTTTGACACCGAGGTCAACCagcgagggaggggagagaatgGGCATCATACCTGTATCATACCTCAAGACGACGACATTGAAAAGTCTTTTCGTGTGAATCAAGACGGCAGCATGACTGTAGAAATGAAAGTGCGTCTGACcattaaagaggaggagatgctcCACTGGACCACCACACTCAGCCGCCACTGCCTTAGCAAGAGGACAGTTTGTGCCTCCATTTCCGAGTCGGCCAACAGCTCACCTGACTCAAACAACGCCGTAGCCAAAGACTCTTCCAGCATCAGCGAAGGTGACAGCAAAGAAGAAAACCATGCCAATGGAGCTGGAAGGGGTGTCTGCTTCGACGACAACCACGTGTACAAGAACTACAACTCAAAAGCTTTGGGAAGATCCAAAACGATCAAACGCACTCCTACGCCAGGTCCTCGACACGTTAAGAAGACGGCGTCTGTTGAGAGCGTGAAGATGGTGACGGAGTCGGGGATTCAAGAGAGCAGACTGGGACATTATTCCTACATGGAGAAGACGGCCGATGGTGAGACAACCGAGGGATACTGCGTTGttagacacagcagcagcagcagcagccggccaATCCCAAAACCTCGGAAAACGGCCTCTGCTGGAAAAGGCAACAAAGGCTCCCACTCGTCCATCAGGTCGTCAGGAGTTGCTGAGGTCCTTCAGATACAGAGTAACGGGATGGAGGTTACAGAAACTGTCATGCATATCTATGAAAGTCAAAACTGCTATGACAACTATTCTGCAAATGAGGACTATAGCGCAGATGGCGCACCTTTGCATGGTTCCACCTCAGGGCCAAATAGCAAGTCGTCCACAGGGCCACGTTCATCCAGCAATGACTGTGATATTGATTTTAGCAGGCAGCCACCCGATGCTGACTCACTACgactgagagaggagatgttGTCGTTGTCATCAGAACCAATATCTCCAACTCATGAGATTACGAACAATCTGCCTACAGTGACTGAGGACGATGCTCAAACAGCAACAAACTCCCAGATTGAGGATACAGTAAAAAGGGACAAAACTCCTAAAAGTGAGAAGAATAAAAAGATGACTAAACCTGCTGTGAATCACAATAGTTCAACTTCAAAAAGTAGCAAAAATTCAACTGACAAGCTGAGCAGCAATACCCGTGTGGGGAAAAAGAGTTTGGGTTCATCAGAAAGTGCTAAAAGTGTCCATAAAGGTAAAGAAGCGGAAAATAAAGAAGCAAAGCTTCCGTCTAAGAAAACAATTAAAGTTGAAAAGAAGCCCAGGAAAAGCTCCGCCTTATTAGACAAAACGGAAAGTGTCAAAATAACCCCACCTAAGAGACAAAGCCTGAATAAAGTAGCTGCTAGAGATAATGGCCACAATGTAAACACTCCGAGTGGGAGGCCTCAAATGAAAAAGAACATCTCAGATATATTACAACCTAAAAAAGCACCTCTGCAGACCAGGAAAACAATGAGTAAACCCAAATCCATGACAGAGAACAAAACGTCATCACCTAAAAAGTCTTTGGAGACAAGCGAGAGTGTTTCAATGCCTTCCCTGAACCCTACGCCCTCTGAAATCCACCAATATGTCGAGAACTGGTTGGAGACAGTGGGCCAAGAACAGGCGCCGTATACCGAGGCAATTCCAGAAGATTCTGAACCTCCGTCAACGGTGATGTTTCAGATAGGCGGTGGGTCGGAATCAGATGAAAAGAATGGACATCAGAATGATTTAGCTGAATATATCCCACTTTCCGGGGATAATGTAAAGAAATCTGCCTCTTGTCTAATGGTTCCTCTTTACAAAGGAGAGGCAGAAGCATCTTTGTTGCACAGTGTTTCTATGCCAAGTGTCCGAGTGGATCCTGGGTACCAGGACAACCAACTGAGGGCACATAAATCTGCAGAGGCCATCGACCCCACTGGCTGCGAGTCAACCTCAACTACGTCCAACATTTTAACTCCCAAAGAAAATTTAACACCCGTCCTTCAAAAGCTGTGTTCCTCCATTCAGAACATCAGAAGGGCGTCAGACACCAACACGACATATAACCTTGAGAAGTCCAACAGCCTCCCGGATTTCTCAACACAGGTAGCGTCAGTGTTCGGCTCGTCGTGCAAAGCATTTCTGTCCTTCTTGTCGGTCATGACTCTGAGAGATGACCCAGCAGGCTCTGCTCCCAACGTATGTGACCAATCAAGAAGCACCTCAGAGGCCATGCTAATGATGCAGTCTCTAATGAAAATCTCTGCCATCGAGGACAAAGAAGAGCTGAGTGTGAGTCTGACAAACCTGCAGAGCAGCACATCTTCACTGTTCAGAGAACGATGGAAGAATTTCCAGATTTTGAGGGAACGGCTTGAAAGTGAGCCACTTTCTCCCAAAGTTTCTGAAACCGAGTTTGCCCTGGACCTTGACTCTGAAGGTGGGGATATATTTGAGAATGAACATCTGACTCTAgatgagctgatggaggagctgaataTGCCTCAAGACCTCAGATCAGAAATTTCCTCAACAATCCACCAAGATAGAAGTTTTTACGCTCCGGAGGAGAGCACTTTGGTAGAAACTGAAAGAAACCAGTCGGACTCGGAGGAAGATTTGGAGAAGTTTGTTGATGAATCCAATGATGAAGCAAATTCAACTGATCCTGATGATACACGTGGAGATGAAAACTTTGCAGAAAGAAAAATGGATAATGATGATGGAGATAGAAAGTCAGATCAACAAGCTGATGAAGTTCAGGAACTGGGCAGTGATTTGAAAGATTCAGAGGCTTCACAGACAGAACAAGATGAGGCAatgaaagatgaagaagataAAGACAAGGTAGAGGAGGATAGGGAAGACAAGAAggcaggagaggatggagaaatGAATGAGACAAATGATGATGGTAAAGAGGAGGCAGCAATGGAGGATGTTGAAGGGCAGAAAGCAGAGAAAGAAAGTGTTGAGGAATCAgttgagaaagaaaaggaaggaacagaggaagagatgacagcagatgaggatgaggaaatGGAGAAATTAGAAGAAGGAGGGGAAGGAGTGGTTGAGGAGACAGTGGAAGGACTGTTGGACGAAGAAGATCCAGAGGAAAGAGAGTACAACAGCatagaagagacagaggagagaaaaggtgttgatgagacggaggaggaagagagaggagggacggATAGGGTTGAAGAAGAGGCAGATGAGGAAGAAATTTGGGATGAGGGGAAGCAAGTGAAggctgaagaaggagaagacCATAAGGAGAAAGATGAAAATATTgttgaagagcaggaggaagaggaggaagaggagatcgAAGGACAAGCAGTTACAGAGTACGATGTAGAAGAAGAGTTGGAGAAGGTCattgaggagacagaagaggaagaggaggtagaAAACATCTTGGACATAGAAGAAGAGGTGGATGTGGTTAGTGAGGATTTCGACGAAGAAGCAGATAAAGTTAGGGAAGagaaagatgaggaagaggaggtagaTAATGTAACCGAAGAGGTagacgaggaagaggatgaggaggataatgaggaagatgaagaggaggaggagaaagaaaggaatCTGGTTTGCAGAAAAAgcaatgaagaggaagaggaggataatgaggaagaggaggaggcggaggagaaagaggagaaagaagggaATCTGGTTTGCAGAGAAAgcaatgaagaggaagaggaagaggaggatgatggtgCTGAGGTTGAAGAAGAAAGGGTGATCACAGATGAGTCAGTTGAAGAAAATGAGGTACAGGAGTTTGAGACTGaagtggagaggaaagaaaacgaGGGATCAGACCAGGTCGAAAAACAAGAATCAAAAGAAGAGGTGGAAGAAGGACATGTTTCTGAGGACGCAGACAGTTTTGAAGATGATACCAGTAACAACTTGCTGGAAGAGGCCTCCTTTTTGCAGCAGAGCAGTCACGAGCAAGCGAACGCAGAGTGTGACAGTGAATCACCGACCCAATATTCCTCTGAGGGGCAGTGTGAGTTCACTAAAGGCAGCGGAACAGACAACGAGCCCGAAACAGACGAGGGAGGGGAGCGTCGTGAGGAGAACAGCCTGATCCATCCTGTGGAAATATCCCAGGAGTTACTCGACTTTGTCAACTCTGCTCTGCAGTCGTCTTCGCTCACTTTCTCGTACGACGCCCAGGGGAACATCAGGATAGAGACGGATCACGCTCGAGTTGTACAAACTATGCCAACTCTTTTTCCTAATAGAAGAAAGGACAGTTCTTACGGCTTGAAACGTCTCCCGAGCCCAAACACGTCTGATTTATCTGATTACAGACCAGAGACCTCGGAGAGTGGTGGGTATCAGACTCAGGAGTCTGTAGATCTTGTTTCAGAGAGTGGAGACGAGGCCTCAGAGAGATCCTCTCCAGCCTTAACACCTGAGAACGATTTATTGTCTCGTGCAAGTACTGCAGAAGTCTTACAAAGTTCCAGGATCAAAAGTGAAGAGAGTTTCTCTTCCAATGATTCGGGCACCAAAGCTTCAAAAGAGGATCTGTCTTATTTTAGTGCAGCAAGCTCATTAAAGGCAGATGCCGAAGCTGGGCCAGTGGCCACACAGCCCGTCTCCCTCAGCTCAGAGAAGGACAACGGCGATGGGGTTTTGATTGATCAAGGGAGATGGCTGCTCAAGGAGAACCACCTCATAAGAAAATCCCCTCCGGTCGCCCTGGGAATGTACGGTAACATTGACAGCACGTCCACCGACACGGCTCAGGAGAACGCCGGTGAGGACTCTCCGCTTCACCATAAGATCCAGCCCAACCCCCTCGTAGACATATCCTCTTCAGAGCTCGAGGATATGGCGAAGCCTCCAACTCCGAAGTGCACCTACTACAACATGCCACACGGGAGTGACTCGGATCCCTTCCTGGACAATTACAGTGTGCACAGTGTGAAAAAGGACACGAGCAGTGGGATGGGAAGAAGCTTCAGGGTGTCGCCAAGTATCGATACTTCCAAAAACTGGACAAATAAAATCGGCagtccatcttcatttacatcAGTTGAGTTCAGATTACCAGATGGGAGAATTCATCCTGAGGGGGGGGGCCCCGGCTGTGACACAGCCAAGAAGGACATCTAGTGGGGGCGGCAGTGCACTGCAAGCACAGAACTCCCCGGAGACACTGCTTGTGAGATGTGGACAATACTGCCCCATACTATGAATGAATGTCTAGTGTGTAACTATGTTGGACAATGATTATTTCGTTACTTTCTTTGCAAACCAGCCAGACCTACAGATCCGTGCCATTTATTTCAGTTCAGTATCATACAAAAATCTTTACagacttttttgtgtgttttaatggtgatggtgatgaaatCCATAAATCCAATATAGCAATATCAGCAActacaaaaaacatatttttttttactgtttcactGCAAATTGTACATAACAATCTATCATAAAGTACAAGTCATATATTTTTCTACTAAATATAATGCAATACATAGAATAAATAAAGTGTCTCTAAAAGAAACAGATTTTATTCctgttatattttattgtctttgtttttcaattgtatatgtattgtttaaaaaaaagaaaagtgcagtCGAGGCTGAGTGCAGTCGAGGCTGAGATATCCTGACATTTACTCCCTAAACCTTTAATTTCTAATGTTTTCCAAAAACTCTTGATTTCATTAGAACCTGCTCTGTAAATGTCCACACTCTTCAAACTCCACGCCCCATTGTTGGTAACTCTATCTGTTATATATGTGAAGTTTCTAAACCAAAACAGGATAACTATGAGGAAATATGGTAAAGTAAAATTAGTGCATCAAATCTTTGTAATTCTAATATGTTTGTACCTACCGACATAGAGATTTAATCATTTCTTctgaattaatttattttacgtactaaattaaaataattaaattagcTGTTCTGTAAAAGTTCACAAATGAAGAAGTAAAGGAACTGAATGATTggaaactaataataatatggaCAACTGCAAATGCATTTTCATAAAAGAGTCAGTCTGTGCATTATGACGTCTCAGAAAAAGATTTAGGTCCTGAACTTGCTTGGgggattatttaatttattagaaTGATCAATTCACGATTGAAACCTAGTTATGAGTCAACAGCTGCAGCAAAGGATTTTTctacaagatattttttttcaaagcagtTCTttaaggcaaacacacacacgcaaacaaaaTTTAAGCAAAAGACAGCAGAACAGAGTTTTCATACAATTAAAGTTATATTAAGGATCGAGATGTTGACTGTGGAAAATAATCTGATTCATAAACAATAGCCTTAAAGCATTTGTGTTCTTTGGTGACATTTGACTTTGATAAGGTTATTAACTAAGGAAGGCATCTGAACTGTGAATGAGCCTTGGGCCAATGATATCCTGTTTATTCATGAAACTAGAGAAACATCATCCTGACTCCAAGGGGGTTtctttaaaacatctttaattacattataaaaaaacaaaaaacataaatcatttGATTATTTCTCTGATTCATGAAACAAAAGCCAAAGTATTTGTCTTTATTCGTCACACTCTGTCCCTCTGGTCTCACTCTGGTCCGGTCGTCTTCAGGCAGGAGACGGGTGAGTGTCATCTGCAGCTGCCTCTCAGTCAGGGTGATGCTCTCCGAAGCAGACGGACATATGTAAGTGACACTTGTGATGTGATGGCCTCTGACAAGCTGATTGAACACACTCTGAATAGGACCGCAGGTTATTCTCCTTTAAATAAGTCTGTCCACATCCCAGCAGGTGCTAATGTGGACGCTTATAATCCATTTggacacatttatattttatatttagccAGTTGTACGAGATGGTTTCACACAAAGGCAGGGAAGTTCAGGTTCAAACTGGAGTGTGAGGGGTGTTTCCCGTCCAGTGGACCCTGACCCAATCACCCcctccctgcagacacacacaaacagagagagagagagagagagagagagagagggacacaaaGAATAGAGTGAGACAAAGAGAGCGAGACTTTGCAAAGTGACCATTCTGGACACTTTCCAAGGGTTTTGTCGGTCACCATGGAGATCTGGAAAACAGCCCCTCGGTTTAATTCCTGTGTTGTTACTATGGTGGAAAGGTATCCACTCCAGTGGAcgctgcgccccccccccccccccccccccccgacatgaACGCCATTCCACAATCTCTGCTCATTTTGCTGATCTCCGACAGAAAAGGTTTCGGTATGCATTAGAAAAACACCTGaatgctgcaggaggagagagaattcCTCTCAGTCGCCAGGGGAAGGAGGATTATCAAGAATCCATTTCTTCAGTAAAAGTCCTCAAGCACAAAACCTCCATTTAAAAACCTTAAAAATATCAGGAGAGAAAGTGTTGGTTGGACGTAGTTTGGTTGTTGCAGCCAAAGAATTCAAAAAAAGTTCTCATTCAAAGATGTGCTTTTGTTTTGGGGGATTTATTGTTTGCTTGACTGTTGAGCATTTCAGAGTTTTAATTCTTTTGGGCCTTTATCATGTTAATCAAACGAAGTAAAAAGTCTCCAGTCAAATGTCTCCTGGGTGAAACTGCCAATAACTCACGGACATCTGAAGGAGGGCGAGGGGCCCCGATTAGACAAATTCCAAAAAGATCCCTCTGGTTTAATGtttaacaatataaaatatcaactgtttaaaaaaaagctaaattctGCAATGATATTCTACAACTAATGCACAAGTAGCACTGATAATAACCTGACTATTAAATGCAGAGTTGACGATACCAGCTTCTCTTTTTCACATTTAGATCTACGTCCCTTTAAGATCTCCATGCAGTCACCGTGGtgcaagaaagaaaacacactgtgcTGCAACCTTCACTAAATCTTCAGTGTCACGACCCACAAAGGGTTTGAGTCAATTCATCAGCTGGAACTCATGAAGGAGGGAAACTAAGATGGAGACACATTCACATAAATATCTACAACTTAATTTGTGTGATGCATCACTGAGTTTCTGTCCGAGTTCTTGTCCTCACACCAGACAGCCCCCCGAATCTCTGTCTGGGTTTCAGCTCTGCCAGAATAATGTTGGGGATGATTGCTATGGGCACTGGGTGCGCGGGTCGGTGATTCACCGTCATGGGAGACAAAACAAAGGGCGCCTTTTCCTCAGCCCCTGCCTGCAGGTCTGTTGCGATGACACCCAGAAACAAGATTTAGCTTCACTTTTGCCCCGTCCCATTCACAGGCCGACCTGTTGTGGACTCTGGTTTGATTCTCATCCTAcaatgtttttaattagttCCCCCCCGGTGGCGCCCCAAAGAGAAAACAGGAACCTCagcaacaaaaatgaaaaaaacgatAAATTCCGAACTTTGCCAAGAATGGGAGCCCAAACTGAGGCTCTGGGCCCAACCCGGGCCACAAACAATAATTATGGCCTAGTGTGGGCATTCTGTTTCTGCAGTTAGGTGACAGATCAGCAATACACAatccctgctctgtgtgtgacaATCCCggcctcctctgtctgtctctgcggCTAACGCTGGCAGGGCGCCCTCATAATGGGCCTGGGAGCAGGAATTTTAcggcccccaccccccccccccccagcagccgGCAAGTGAGTGTTGATCATGTGAATTTCCATCGCCAGCGTTAGTGATGGTGTTCCAGTGTTTACACATACTGCGACCCCTGTGTTGGCCCTCCAGCACCACATGCCTTAGTGCGTTGGTGCaattatttgttcatttataaTACTTTGCCATTGTGTTAGTGgtaatttaattcattttggGTATGTTATTTGAGATTCAAACTAAGTTTTTAGAGCTTTTACTCCAGTTACAAATTTGAGGCATttggcttttactttgaagttaATTTCCTGCTACTTTATTCTACTTGAGACAAATATTTCACAGTTTAGAGAGTTAATAATAGTTCTGATAAGTTGCCTGAAGTTTACTTTTCATCTATCACATCCAGTGGCAACCCAACATGTAATAGATAATTGTTCTACTTCTTTAAAATGGGCCGTTACACAACAGATTTGGATGGAAAACAACCTTCAAAGCTGAGACCAAGTGGCTGTGCCTTTACTAACACTCCTGACACTGTGACTTCATTCGATTTCTTAAAGTGATCGAGTAAAGAAAAGGAAAGTCACAGTACCTCCTTTATCTGCTGGTACATTCCAAAGTAATGTCACTTGACTGCAAGTTTGAGGTATGTGTACTTTGTTTGAACATTTCCATTTTACACTTAAACCTCACCTCGTTTTAGAGGCACATAGTGTGTCACCACTATAGATTTACTTCACAGCTATTTGTCAATAATTAAACATAATGTGTGAGACATACAATAGGtggatttataaaaaatgaTGTGTCATTATGGTTTAAATAAATGGTCAAACAAATGTTAGATCCACTGTGATCAAGTACAGAAATGCTGGTTAAATGCACCAATAATCCCCCCAAACTGCATTCTGCATATTGAATACTTCTACTCTTGATATTTTAGTACAATTTGTCTCTCATTACAAATGTTAACTGAAATTACCCTTAGTGGAGTGCgtaggcccaacagtcctcttatgaaATCCCATTTAAACTCACTAGATTCTAAGTTGGACATGAAAAACGCCCTTTTGTGCAACATTACAGAAAGTGAAAGCAGTTCCTTGAACAGCACCAAAATTTGAGGGATTTTTCTCTCACCCATGTGACATCATTCTACAAAATGACATGGTCAgtcctgtagtttttgcgtaatcatgccaacaaaccaacaaaccaacaatctAAGTAATGGTCAGGCGTGaacacatttccattttttcaGAAGTATTGAATACAGGGATTTTGCCTGTAATGCATTATTTGTATTCTGTGGTTCGCTGCATACAGGagggaaaaacaaatcaatctCAATAGGTGAGTTATCCCAATAATCTTGTTGTTGATCTGATACACTCAGTGTGTCCGTCTGAGATAAAGAACGTATCGTTAAACCAAGACCCTTGTTGTCAAGACACCATCAAGCTTCACCTTGAGGTTTAAAAACTAATCTCCCCAGGTTCTAATTCTTCCCAAAGACGAGATCAGCTGGTAAAGTAGCCGGGTGTTTTCTTGCACAGTCATATCTCAAGGGCAACACGCCAGCTTCAGATCACTGCAGCCGCCCTCGCCCGCCGGGTAAGAATGTGAAAATCCCCGTGAAAGGAATTATTTGTGCACCCAGGATATTATCTGGTCCACAAACGTCACTACAACAGATCACATCCCCACATGTGACTACATCTTCTGTTGTTCTCTGTTGCACGCAGCAGCATCAGTACTGCACTGAGTTTGCGAGGTGTGGTGTCCCTGGCTCAGCTCTGCTTCCCCCTGCGTCTCACAGTCACTGGGTCTCAGCTGGATGgagcagcactgcagcagccCCACTTTCTGCacgcagagaggaaacagagccaGAAAAAGATGGAGAGATGTTTTAGGACATGAAGATCAGTTTGTGTTGATATATgtgatgttttattaaatgttgCAGGAGAAATAAGTGACTCAATTCAAACTGCACACACTTCTCCGAGGCTGCTTCAAACGTGCCAGTCTTGAAAGATTTCATTTGTGCCCCAGAAGCCCATCGTCTCcgtctttctctgtttttcctAAGTGTGTGATCGTTGAAGatttgtgtgtgtagcagaTTGGATGTGTTCGCCCGTTCTGCCTCTTGTTTGTTAAACCTGATTAATGATGGTGAAGCTGCTGACTTGCACATACTgaacttgcacacacacacacacacacacacacacacacacaccatgataAACTGGTAATTGTGCACACAATACGCTATagaacacaaatgcacacacaagaTGACACAAAAGCATGCGTGGATGGTGCATAGATTGGATTTTATGAGACAAATTGATTGAAAACTTGGGAAAAAGGGGCAATAAACCACACTTTGTAAATATAGCTTGAAACATGTTTGATTAATTGTGTTAAATCTTAAATGTGAGGAAGTATCAATACAATTAACAATGAGCTTTATTAATTCTCGGAGTTTCACATCCATATTGTTCAGGTTGTGTGTGGACAGATTtagtaaacacaaacagaaaacatctgCAGATCTATAAATAGTGCAGTCTGTCTCATGACACTCGCTTGCTGTCTTAATCTCAGGAAACGAATGTGATAATGTAGATGTGAGTTAGGGACGAACATCAGGGTGGGACTGAACATGCCatgcatccctccatccatccatccatccatccatccatccatccatc
It includes:
- the LOC128455084 gene encoding LOW QUALITY PROTEIN: oxygen-regulated protein 1 (The sequence of the model RefSeq protein was modified relative to this genomic sequence to represent the inferred CDS: deleted 1 base in 1 codon), yielding MSSTPIQDPAAEDLSSGSGQTFPCRTLQPTSDPSASKRLCFYKSGDYKFSGHRMVINGRTFKTFDALLDVLSNKVPLPFGVRTITTPRGIHLVKGLDDFHDGGSYVCSDQKRVKPLNLAEVNRRQVPWNTTRPLSTGRRRRIQLGQFGRRKEFANRPAKVTDRVTLRTPKRLVVIKNKDPTVKSTIVLQRRTAPTFDALLDYLSQILQFPVLKLFSTDGRRVDGLAALILCSGVVVAAGNESFRLGNNSFNRGGQTAQALYMENPDPSMLQPRTQNNKSFSSGRGSRNFSLSSERYVINQINKSRDGSMNGRLHHHNESFDTEVNQRGRGENGHHTCIIPQDDDIEKSFRVNQDGSMTVEMKVRLTIKEEEMLHWTTTLSRHCLSKRTVCASISESANSSPDSNNAVAKDSSSISEGDSKEENHANGAGRGVCFDDNHVYKNYNSKALGRSKTIKRTPTPGPRHVKKTASVESVKMVTESGIQESRLGHYSYMEKTADGETTEGYCVVRHSSSSSSRPIPKPRKTASAGKGNKGSHSSIRSSGVAEVLQIQSNGMEVTETVMHIYESQNCYDNYSANEDYSADGAPLHGSTSGPNSKSSTGPRSSSNDCDIDFSRQPPDADSLRLREEMLSLSSEPISPTHEITNNLPTVTEDDAQTATNSQIEDTVKRDKTPKSEKNKKMTKPAVNHNSSTSKSSKNSTDKLSSNTRVGKKSLGSSESAKSVHKGKEAENKEAKLPSKKTIKVEKKPRKSSALLDKTESVKITPPKRQSLNKVAARDNGHNVNTPSGRPQMKKNISDILQPKKAPLQTRKTMSKPKSMTENKTSSPKKSLETSESVSMPSLNPTPSEIHQYVENWLETVGQEQAPYTEAIPEDSEPPSTVMFQIGGGSESDEKNGHQNDLAEYIPLSGDNVKKSASCLMVPLYKGEAEASLLHSVSMPSVRVDPGYQDNQLRAHKSAEAIDPTGCESTSTTSNILTPKENLTPVLQKLCSSIQNIRRASDTNTTYNLEKSNSLPDFSTQVASVFGSSCKAFLSFLSVMTLRDDPAGSAPNVCDQSRSTSEAMLMMQSLMKISAIEDKEELSVSLTNLQSSTSSLFRERWKNFQILRERLESEPLSPKVSETEFALDLDSEGGDIFENEHLTLDELMEELNMPQDLRSEISSTIHQDRSFYAPEESTLVETERNQSDSEEDLEKFVDESNDEANSTDPDDTRGDENFAERKMDNDDGDRKSDQQADEVQELGSDLKDSEASQTEQDEAMKDEEDKDKVEEDREDKKAGEDGEMNETNDDGKEEAAMEDVEGQKAEKESVEESVEKEKEGTEEEMTADEDEEMEKLEEGGEGVVEETVEGLLDEEDPEEREYNSIEETEERKGVDETEEEERGGTDRVEEEADEEEIWDEGKQVKAEEGEDHKEKDENIVEEQEEEEEEEIEGQAVTEYDVEEELEKVIEETEEEEEVENILDIEEEVDVVSEDFDEEADKVREEKDEEEEVDNVTEEVDEEEDEEDNEEDEEEEEKERNLVCRKSNEEEEEDNEEEEEAEEKEEKEGNLVCRESNEEEEEEEDDGAEVEEERVITDESVEENEVQEFETEVERKENEGSDQVEKQESKEEVEEGHVSEDADSFEDDTSNNLLEEASFLQQSSHEQANAECDSESPTQYSSEGQCEFTKGSGTDNEPETDEGGERREENSLIHPVEISQELLDFVNSALQSSSLTFSYDAQGNIRIETDHARVVQTMPTLFPNRRKDSSYGLKRLPSPNTSDLSDYRPETSESGGYQTQESVDLVSESGDEASERSSPALTPENDLLSRASTAEVLQSSRIKSEESFSSNDSGTKASKEDLSYFSAASSLKADAEAGPVATQPVSLSSEKDNGDGVLIDQGRWLLKENHLIRKSPPVALGMYGNIDSTSTDTAQENAGEDSPLHHKIQPNPLVDISSSELEDMAKPPTPKCTYYNMPHGSDSDPFLDNYSVHSVKKDTSSGMGRSFRVSPSIDTSKNWTNKIGSPSSFTSVEFRLPDGRIHPEGGAPAVTQPRRTSSGGGSALQAQNSPETLLVRCGQYCPIL